The following DNA comes from Anastrepha obliqua isolate idAnaObli1 chromosome 1, idAnaObli1_1.0, whole genome shotgun sequence.
gtgaataaaatgtttgggtATCGCACTATGAAaggttacaatgatactggtagcattgcaaaacgctatagaggtagaccaaaaaaaaaaaaccgcaacaacgccagaaatggtttggaaagtgaaggctcgacttgaacgaaatccacgtcgaagtggaagaaaaatggccaaagaactgaaaatatcgcatgACATTCGactcattttgaaaaatgagctcaaggtcaaggcttacaagttcaaaaaagcacacgatctttcactccAGCAAAACAAAGTTCGGCGCGAAAGAGCAAAAgcgttgttgcgcttgcacgaacgtgccaaatttcctaacattgtgttttttaatgaaaaaatttcccaattgagcagatcataaacactcaaaacgatggtgtttacttgaccgaacgctcatacgagaatttgagcctacgtatgaccactcgaagcaatttcccatcgcaagtaatggtttgggccgcagtgaccgcagtgaccgctgatggacgctcaccaatcgtttttatcgagcctggtgtcaaagtgaatgagACTtgttatcgggaaaatgttttagaagctgctgtagagccgtggacacgcaaacattttggtcgtagaccatggacgttccaacaggactcggcaccgtctcataaagctcgtgtgaaccaagaatggttaaaaaatcatgttccaaacaatggctttcgaattcgccagacgcaaatctgatggactattccatctggtccattttggagagcaaggtgaggactaaaacaTATGCCactatggatgcgctgaaaaaagcgattatacgagaattggccaaaatacctcaagatcacattcgtgcagcatgaaactcattttttggccgtttgaaggctatagtcaaggcaaaaggtggccaTATCGAGTTAAAGTgagtatatgttaaaattgtaatcatttttgagcaattttgtctttgaaatcaataaaaactaatttaacacagaaaagttatggtgttttgaataggtaacacttcatatcgctCACCCTGTATGCCTGATATATCCAGTCCATCTgtctttattcaaattattaacggcttctgttggttttttgctGCAATAAAGTCTGTTTTTACAAGGTTgcgtaaaattaattaccctattgaaaaatgtgtaatatttgcaaatgacgtcgtggCACTTGTGAATTGGACAGCTGCAGTATTTAAACGAAGGAAAAGAAATGGAGCGCGAAGaggtcaaataaatatttccatcactcaaaataaatttttttattcagtgatTAAAAACCATAATTGaatgattgattttgcgccaccttgaacaATACTTATTCCAGCTAAATGCGACCTAAagattgctttaaaattttgatgcatGATTGGACCTGGTTACTTCTAAAATGTACTTATTGTTTTATCTTACACGAATAAAGGATTCTTAtaggaaaaattttttgtttagaaaaacattttttgttttgagattctTGCaataaccaaaattaaaaaaaaaaaattataagttattttaaaattgtgttaaaaaagaaCGTGTAAAAAGAGAGTTGGGTGTACTGAAATATAAGCACACAGGAACTATTTTAACACTTATTCTATATTCTTGGGTCAGAATTGCCCAAACTATTTTCAGCAATGATTATTCCGTCATGGCTTACCTATAGGCGGATGAAACTTTTttacacttaatttttttgaaaactaaattaaaGAGACTTGGGTTTTTGCTATACCTTTTATTGAATACGCTGGACAGAAATAGTTACGATTACTGTGAAAGTGGGCCAAAGTATCGAGTATATTTGTAAGAGCTTGCGAACTTAaaacgataatacaaaacagaaatgttaTTGAAATggatttagttttattaaaatttggtagATAACTtcaatgtatataatttttgaatatgcTAACTAGCATATGCCCGCCGCGGCTACAAgctacatggtccattcgatcagtccaataaatcgattgttaagcacgctgtatggcaagttgcgccgccttgttggaaccaaacgtcgtcgatgtttagctgattaatttttggaggcAACGATGATTTAAATATTATGATTTATTCAAATGATTTATTATCTTAacttaagttaaaaaatttcacttcacttaaaataaattacgaaCTTAATTTAGATGCATTTAACTTAAGCTAACTTaacttaatataaattattgacTTAACTTagataaacttaatttaacttaCCCAAACTTAAATTTCCATAACTGTCTTAACTTAGTTCAACTTAAAGTAGTTTAACTTAACATAAATTATAAACTGAACTTAGCTAAAGTTAGCTTATTAACTTAACTTAGCTAAACTTAATTtaacgttgttgttggtgttgttgaagtggttgagtatttccactgaaataatcctaattagtgaccagcaccgttttactaccaccgtcctcgtataatgatgtgttttttttggtttttttttttgttttttgttgttctaagtcaaatccatttagtgaggtccacgtatagcagcaaattctttatttcgatgactgagatctcattaatttggcaGGAAAGGCTTACAAAAGGAGTGGAGtagtgccctagctagcccggGACACTCatataagtagtggaaaagactttccttcgctccttccgcttggcagcttctgcagataggattgaaggatagattgagtctagctgcatgatcccctattttccaatgacctgtaagggttgcagtgatgcgtgagatgttgggccgagaacatcctaacagatcattcgtcctttggattttgtatgacggccatgtgctttttgttataatacatgtagttagttgcttccatcttctttcagctaaagcatgatagtgtgaatcaatggatgcttttaatgtatTGAGTGCTGGtatttctagtgtcgaaccttttcttgctagctcatccgctatcccattaccccgtatgtttcgggaacccatatcagggtgatttcaagccaatgactaagcatttccagctcctctctacactgtaagcctagtttggatgaaatggagttggagtccaaggcctttatagctgcttgactgtctgagaagatagcttcTCTTGCACctacttccttgtagagttctagtgatttgcatgcttctctgatcgctaacagTTCTGCCTGTAACACGCTAGCATAGTCAGAAAGACGAATTGACTGtgataggttgagcggctccgaatggaagccagctcccacaccacagttcatcttagaaccatcggtatataTTAGATTacgatatcgtatcttccaatcacttCTCTTTTGCTcaattcggctctcggtggaaaacgaaCCGTAAaacctttcttgaagttaagttCCGGggctgtgtagtctgatctgtttttgagcagcgagggtccctataggaggatcttactgtgaccggacgaccttgttgtccagctttcTATGTCTCTAAGTCTCACCGcactgcaagtagctattgttttaatgtgtaaatctaatggtagcagatgagttagtatatacattgagcgcttcagtaggactggtgctaagtgctcctgtagttaagatacacgctgttctttgtatcttgttcagcttagctttgtagcatcagttcagtttttttcgggtttacacttaaaccaaaGTCCGTGGCTCAATTACtaagtaataccagagctccttccattaTCTCACTGAttatggttggaaacattcctgaaaccataggcactatgtcgtccgcgtacgccactactttaattccccttcggttgaatttggtaaggATGTTGTTAGCGACTAGTAACCACATcagaggggataagactcctccctgaggggttcccctgttgacagagcgttttaccgtgctgctgcctaccacaccgatgattttttttttgttttaagcatgttctcttacccatataataaaccattgcttgactagttcatgtttcccagcagtatggaaaaaggctatagttttcccagtcgcaaaaaagacaaatgctatTTATGCTGGTGACTATAGACCTACTGCCCGCATTTTCcaaagtttgcgaaaacttgatggccacgcaaatttcatcatttgtacagAACAATCGTCTACTCTCTCTACTACAATCTGGCTTCAAACAAAGTCACAGTTACTCGACTGCAATGGTTAAAATACTGGACGACAttagaattagttttgacaacggagacttgactctactttgtttacttgacttttctaaagcatttgactcaATGAAACACAAATTATTGCATATGTTTGAAGCTTAAACACTATTTCGGCTTCAAGGACAGTGCGGTGAAGCTCATGGCCAGCTACCTTAGTGACAGAACGCAGAAGGTCAAGACCAGTAAATTAACATCTCAGTCTAGATACGTACAAACTGGTGTTCCGCAGGGGTCTATTCTTGGTCCACTTTTATTCAGTCTTTTTGTAAATGATGTTTTTACCGTTTGTCAGTACGTGAATGTccatgcgtatgctgatgatatacaattgtacttgtccagtcgtattggtctcgttgaagatttatgtttcaaaataaacagtgatttgCCTGCTATTTCTGTATAGGCTAATGATAACTCTTTATGTCTgaacgcgtcaaagtcatatgtcttACCTTTATGTAATAGTGTTGTGCATGTTGACAATATCCCTAAATTGTGGATAGGTACAAGTTCCCTTACCTTAATggataaggtaaaaaatttggggtttattcttaacacaaaactttcctgtgctgaccatataaatagggttgtggGGAATATTTACGCTACATTGCGAAAGCTGAGTGTCTCCGCCACATTCACGCCAGAGAAAACGAGGcgcaaattagttctccagctaattatgccTCTCATCACCTACTCTGAGGTGATATACAGCAAACTCGACTCCACATCttgccataaacttaatgtggcatttaataTATCTCATATATCATATCTCAGCCTTCAGATCAAGGCTACTAGGCTGTTGCCTTAATAGTTATTTATCTgctagaaattgcatatttttgtgcaaacttaTATTATTCAGGTCTCCTCCCTATCacagagaagttgataccagtaagatctcgcagacacaacaaattcatcgttccaaaatttaattacttaccatcatctagattatttttcattaacgctgttaaagtgtggaactcattacccgacactatgaaggctggacttaactgatttaacttcagggcacaagtctataattattttaaaagtgtttgattgcattaaagtagcgcattaaatttctctctacattctctaattactcgtactacttttgttttttcttttctaatccttcttttcttttcctactgcttcttttcttcttattattatagttaagttaaatatattggattgatttgtaaatgaactggtgtaaaatttagattaagaaacttgtatgttaaaaacattccagtttttttaatattgttgaagtactattaaaagaccttagtcttactatgtactatttatataaacaaataaataaataataaataaataaaattcgttgagacctatgtCTATGCCAAACATATTGAGAGCCTCGATTATGGAtcttgtgctaacattgttgaacgccccctctatgtcgagaaaagcggctagtgagtattgtttgtattctatgctcctctcaatcgcacttacaacctcgtgaagggctgtctctgtggattttcctttgaggtcggcatgttgagatggtgaaatcGTTATGTCTGTAATCTTCTCCCTGAGGtatacatccaacaatcgctagagagttttgagaataaaggaggataagctgatgggtctgaaatctttcgctATATCATGACCGCCTCTACCAGCTTTGGCGATAAAAATCACCTTAACTCTTTTCCAGCTTTATGGAATATGCCCTAGTAAAAGGCTTTTTCTGAAAAAGACCTCCAACCAAGGAATCCTCGTTTCTCGAGTGCTccacagcatggctgggaatatcccatctggaccggctgctttatatggttcaaagtttttcaCCGCCCATAATATTCTACCTTGGGATAGATAATTTAATAATAGTAGATAATTTAACGTActctaatttaaaattttgaactgtcttaacttaacttaacttaatttaacttaacttaacttaacttaacttgacTTAACTttaatcactgtaacttaaaaatctCCAATTCCCATCATTGTTAATTTCTTGCAGTGAGTCGGCAAAATACACAGAAATCTGTGTAattctgttattttttgttggatCATGAGACTCGTCCAATTGGAATGCTcgcaatatatgtatacaaatgtaCTATTCAGTGATTCTTTTGTAATTGGTAATTCTTGCGAAATAACCATGAAAGTGCTAACACAAAACAGACTACTACAATACCAAGACCATAAATGCGTGCATACAAAATCTGTTGATAACAATGAAATCGAATAATTACCGCTAAGTGAATGCGGTTAAAACGCTTTTATATGCTAACACATTAAGTCAATAACACCTTCGCGATAATAAAAGATGCTTTAAGTACATTTAACCCCAAAAATGAAcggctacatacatacacacacacacacatatagtcAGTTCAACAACACACGCCATTTGACTTTTGACTGCATTTGAAGCTTTTTATTAGCCCACAATAATGCACTGGGCTGGTAAAAGAccgtaaaaaaatattcgacCACGTAGCAGCAAAACCAGATGGCCAGCAGTCACCAGCAGGCAACCAGCCACCTCACTACTCAAAATGTGCCATCGCTGTTGTGGGAACAAAGagttgaaaacaattttatcgcttttgctgttattgttgctggGCATTAGCGGTGTTTTCGCTACGCTAAGTCCACCCAGGCGGGGCGAGAGAAAAGCTGAGAAAGTTTTGTCCCGCAAAAGGCGTTATGTAGCCTTCCCGGATGGTTCATCTTTGGCGGTAagtaaagtaaacaaaaaacaaaaaaaaaaaacaaaaaaaaaacgcttttatCTGGTTATAACTGATAAAAAGTGTACAAGcacaaagtacaaaaaatatgataatCAATGGCAGTTTTACAACATCTTTTTAATTTCATGCGATAATTAATTTCAAGGCATCCATTTGTCTGACGATCGGTGTTATTGGCAATCCAAACGTGAATTTTCTAAGTTGGGCAGAAAATTGGGGTGTAGCCTACAATCTACCCAATTATACTTGGGCTAAGGAACAAACGCGTGGCTTCAAAAAGGACGAGGATATAAAGAAGGCAAAAGCGGTGGTTATGCGGCGTTCGAGACGCGATTTGTTTGGcaatttggaaacaattatgGAAAAGTGAGTAAGTAAAGAGTAAGCATAAGAAATAAGTGTGCGTAGCGTACCATTAGCGTCTTATTTTTAGTTCCCTTGCTTGAATCATCCAGCGTCTTTGATTAACCTCAGCAAGACTTCAGTGTTCATCACTGTTCGCTACtttgttaaagtatattagACAAAGGATTGCACAGGCGCTTTACGAGTATACACGCTGCTGGATGATGTAATATCtgagcaatatttttattaaatattcattgcaaaatattgaaaatgaagCAACAGAATCATCCgaaacaaaaaactcaaaattgaTTTGTCAAAAGAGGTGTTTCTCGAAATATTcctggaacattttttttcctacCTGTTATTGTAagattaataataaaagaaaaaaacaaaaaaacgtaaatatCACGAGCCGAGTTCGTGTAAGGATTTGATTCGACAAACATAAACATCACGAGTCTGGGTCGTGGTTGAATGTTAGTTTCTATCTGTACGCCAGCAGAGCTAGTCACGAGTCTTATGATTGCTGTTACAATGTAGTTTATATTATTCTGATCTATTCACCACACGAGGGTCCGAGTTTCGTCGAGCTAAATGGCATGGCAAGGGgttaaaataatttcagaaaatatgaaatgaataaCGAACGAATGAATAAATTTGGTGATGACGGTTGCATAAAGACTAttcacaatacaaaaaaatcttgtaaTATCTTCATTCGTAAGTGGACCCCGATCTTACGGCATTAAGTATGcttatttttgtgtgtttggttgagctcctcttatattatttatggtgtgcgtcttaatgttgttccacaaattaagGGCCAACAGTTTTTAGCTGACTCCGAAAGccaattggttttttttatgaggagctctgttatggcagaaatactctcggaggtttgctattgcctgccgaaacgcgaccgctactagaaaaaacttcttcttcattttacgtcacgcaccaaccactcggctacggcgaccgggTATGATGCGAAATGCTTAGGCTCGCATaatttcttattcttcttctttcaccTAGAAATTTTTCGTTAAACGAGCAGCTAAACGGCGAACTAGAATCAGTTTTATATCGGAACAGTTACCGTTAGAGTAGTCACCATGGTTCGCTGAaagtcttattttattttttaatttgttaaatctTACAAGACTTAGAGCCTACGcctccgaacgacaaatggGTTTTATGATGGACTTTTTCACTCGGACATTGGCAATTGCTTGCTGGGGTGGaacgttattagaaaaaaatcattcgAATTCGGCCACTACCAAACGAAAGTCATGCGCAAACCTCTTCGGCCACGACGACCGCTATGTGATATTTCGATTTAGTCTGTTGTTTAGGTTATCTCTTCATCGTCTGCATGCTGGTACCGAAATAGGTCTTCGCTACTTCTGTTGTTATTTGTCTATAATCAGAAGTATTATCATTTAACATACAGTTTAAAGTGCAGTGTTTCCTGTTTAAACACCAAACACCCaagcacaaaaattaaaccaatttttttttggtagttcGTTTTTCGTTTGATTTACCGATAAAAAACACGGAATGAGTACAAGtacttgaatttatttattgaaaaataagttCTATGAAACTTTTaactcttcaaaaaaattaaatcgaaaatgaaaaactaagtATGCAGCATTACAACATTAAATCCTTAGTTTCTCATACAAATGAAACCTTTCCTGGCTGACTTTTTCCGTCGCATGGTGTAATACTTGAATAAGCTCtaagtttataaattaaatttgagtcGATGTGCTTTTCAACCACCAccaatcaatgttttttttagaaCGAAGGATGCAGTTTTACTTTCAAGATCATCCCatgagtaaatttaatttttaaacaactaaatttaatgaaatttcttaatttcttttccGTTCTCAGCATGGGCTTTAATGGGCATGCCTGCATTGCGCGTGCGCTGTGTGAGAGCTCCAAATATCTACATGACACTCGACAACAGCGGGGAAATATGATTACAGAAATCGTAAAGACGATATTTAGgtaagtaattttttctttgatcaaATATTCGAAAGTGCAAAGTCTTACTGGGGCCAGCATTTGCTTGCCGAAATTGCTGCACTGGAATCACATAATGTAGAAGGCTTTTGGCTAAGAACCTAACCTATGCGACTTCAGTGCGGCTATAAATAAACGAgttacatttattaaagtatcatTTCCTCTCATTTTTAGTCTTCCTTCTGAACCAGTTTATGCTGATGAACCGGATGTTTTGCATCACTATGATCGGATATATAAACGAGCCCGACGTGAGGTGCTCGACTGCAGTGTTGAGCATGCGCAATGCCACTTTTCGCTATTGGAAATGGCCTTTGGCAAATATTCTGTAGCTCCAACGAAACATGGTCCACAACTGCTGcagaatttacataaagagcttGGATTTATGTAATAGATATATTAAGGTAGACAATAAGTATGTAAAGAGGCGGTAAAAAGTATTCAAACAAGACccatattttgaatttcaaaataaatgaatgttGTCTAAGCTATtactctaaaaaaaatgtatatataataattttagttttatgcttaaaaataataaaactttaacagatttttttgtggtttataaatgttttaatttttaatattaatctcattataaaaaatacaacaattattattattatcagaaGGCCATTACGGACTGCGACCAGAACTAATCTATTgtaaaggcctattttgtaaccctagagttttaggctttttaaaaattttagcacaattttgggtttgttgttccaaagattgcatgaagatactacgataccatcaaggtggtgaagtctttgtctgcccaacgcaggacattcacaaagcacatgttctgagctttctatgtccatttcgcaaaagcggcagacattggtctcagatagaccaatattatttagatgatacctcaggctgcagtggcctgtaagatatcctgttaaaagacgcagatctactctgtttagtgagagaagtttgtcagatattcctttgttgggacttaggaatagtttggcttgacgctgtccggcacagtttagccagtgtgcggcaagctttctttcttcccatttcctaaggaattcattaatgtggccttttgtgagtccacagaaaggttcaggaccagtaagttgcatatttgctcctcgttttgcaaggtcatcagccatttcatttccctcatgcccttcatgtcccggaatccagcatagtgttactatgttgaggttccctaacgtgttgagaaggttaaggcaatcatttaccaatttagaggtgatagtttttgctagaagggcttttagagccgcttggctatctgaaagtatgtagatgtaagtacctctcattttcctgctaaggcattctctcacacatatttcaatggcatgtatttctgcctggaatattgtgggGTAGAATCCCATCgggatcgattttttgaatttaggcccattgattcctgcccctgttctaccattttccaatttggacccatcagtaaaccatagctgggagccaggtttgaaagtgatagagttagttctccagtctgttcgttcatta
Coding sequences within:
- the LOC129247188 gene encoding uncharacterized protein LOC129247188, which translates into the protein MCHRCCGNKELKTILSLLLLLLLGISGVFATLSPPRRGERKAEKVLSRKRRYVAFPDGSSLAASICLTIGVIGNPNVNFLSWAENWGVAYNLPNYTWAKEQTRGFKKDEDIKKAKAVVMRRSRRDLFGNLETIMENMGFNGHACIARALCESSKYLHDTRQQRGNMITEIVKTIFSLPSEPVYADEPDVLHHYDRIYKRARREVLDCSVEHAQCHFSLLEMAFGKYSVAPTKHGPQLLQNLHKELGFM